The Pyrococcus horikoshii OT3 genome includes a window with the following:
- a CDS encoding type II toxin-antitoxin system VapC family toxin, with protein MLDQLSPTEEYSLPSIVLFELLCGNLKPRQRLALEKLPIVDFDRVSAEVASEIFKDLASKGQRPPTRDLLIAATAIAYNMHLLTCDKDFERFKDYV; from the coding sequence ATTCTAGATCAACTTTCTCCTACAGAAGAATATTCTCTTCCTTCAATAGTGCTTTTTGAACTCCTTTGCGGAAATCTTAAGCCTCGACAAAGGCTTGCCCTGGAAAAACTACCTATTGTAGATTTTGATAGAGTAAGTGCGGAAGTTGCGAGTGAAATATTTAAAGATTTGGCATCAAAAGGCCAAAGGCCTCCGACTAGAGACTTACTAATTGCTGCAACTGCTATAGCCTATAATATGCATCTGCTCACATGTGACAAAGACTTCGAGCGGTTTAAAGATTATGTTTAG